In a single window of the Clarias gariepinus isolate MV-2021 ecotype Netherlands chromosome 16, CGAR_prim_01v2, whole genome shotgun sequence genome:
- the atp6v0a1a gene encoding V-type proton ATPase 116 kDa subunit a isoform X3, producing MGELFRSEEMTLAQLFLQSESAYCCVSELGEIGMVQFRDLNPDVNVFQRKFVNEVRRCEEMDRKLRFVEKEIKKANIPIVDTGENPDVPFPRDMIDLEATFEKLEIELKEINTNQEALKKNFLELTELKHILRRTQQFFDELEDPALLEESSILLDPTEVVRAPLRLGTTLIPALSFVAGVIGRERIPTFERMLWRVCRGNVFLRQADIEDPLEDPTTGDQVHKSVFIIFFQGDQLKNRVKKICEGFRATLYPCPETPQERKEMAAGVNTRIEDLQMVLNQTEDHRQRVLQAAAKTLRVWFIKVRKMKAIYHTLNLCNIDVTQKCLIAEIWCPLSDLDSIQLALRRGTEKSGSTVPSILNRMQTKQTPPTYNKTNKFTSGFQNIVDAYGIGNYREMNPAPYTIITFPFLFAVMFGDLGHGILMTCAALYLVLRERRLSAQKNDNEMFSMVFSGRYIILLMGLFSMYTGIIYNDCFSKSLNVFGSGWSVRHMFKDGNWTMEDLNEHRLLQMDPAVPGVFGGPYPIGIDPIWNIAANKLTFLNSYKMKMSIILGVTHMLFGVTLSLFNHIYFKKPLNISLGFIPEIIFMSSLFGYLVLLVFYKWTAYDAKTSKEAPSLLITFINMCLFNYNDPTIKPLYRGQMVIQCLLVVIALLCVPCMLIVKTLVLRRQYLWRKHLGTQNFGGIRVGNGPTDDEAEIIQHDQLSQNLEEEPEFNFSDVAVNQAIHTIEYCLGCISNTASYLRLWALSLAHAQLSEVLWSMVMHIGFSVGNFAGFFVLVFIFAVFATLTVFILLIMEGLSAFLHALRLHWVEFQNKFYSGQGFKFMPFTFDCILEGKFDE from the exons ATGGGGGAGCTGTTCCGCAGCGAGGAGATGACTCTGGCCCAGCTCTTCCTGCAGTCCGAGTCGGCCTACTGCTGCGTCAGCGAGCTGGGGGAGATCGGCATGGTGCAGTTCAGAGAC CTGAACCCTGACGTGAACGTCTTCCAGAGGAAGTTTGTGAATGAAGTGCGCCGTTGTGAAGAAATGGACCGCAAATTGC GGTTTGTTGAGAAGGAGATAAAGAAGGCAAATATACCCATTGTCGACACAGGAGAGAACCCTGATGTCCCTTTCCCACGAGATATGATTGACTTAGAG GCCACGTTTGAGAAGCTGGAGATCGAGTTGAAGGAGATCAACACTAACCAGGAAGCCCTGAAGAAGAACTTTCTGGAACTGACCGAGCTCAAACACATCCTCAGACGCACACAGCAGTTCTTTGATGAG CTGGAGGACCCTGCCCTGCTGGAGGAATCGTCCATTCTGCTGGACCCGACCGAGGTCGTCCGAGCTCCCCTCAGGCTTGG CACAACTCTAATCCCCGCTCTCAGCTTCGTGGCGGGCGTGATTGGTCGAGAGAGGATTCCCACCTTTGAGAGGATGCTGTGGAGAGTCTGTCGAGGCAACGTGTTCCTGCGCCAAGCAGACATCGAGGACCCCCTAGAGGACCCCACTACA GGTGACCAGGTGCACAAGTCGGTGTTTATTATCTTTTTCCAGGGAGATCAGCTGAAGAATAGGGTGAAGAAGATCTGTGAAGG ATTTCGGGCTACACTATACCCCTGTCCCGAGACTccacaagagagaaaagaaatggCAGCAGGAGTCAATACTCGTATAGAAGATCTCCAAATG GTGCTGAATCAGACAGAGGATCACAGACAGCGCGTCCTGCAAGCCGCTGCCAAGACGCTACGAGTGTGGTTCATCAAAGTGAGAAAGATGAAGGCTATCTACCACACCCTCAATCTCTGCAACATTGACGTGACCCAGAAGTGTCTGATCGCTGAAATCTGGTGTCCCTTGTCTGATTTGGACTCCATTCAGCTCGCTCTGAGGAGAGGCACG gaGAAAAGTGGTTCCACCGTTCCCTCCATCCTGAACAGGATGCAGACCAAACAGACCCCGCCCACCTATAACAAAACCAACAAGTTTACGTCAGGCTTCCAGAACATCGTGGACGCATATGGTATCGGCAACTACCGAGAAATGAACCCAG CACCCTACACTATCATCACCTTCCCCTTCCTGTTCGCCGTCATGTTCGGGGATCTGGGCCACGGCATACTCATGACCTGCGCCGCCCTTTATCTGGTCCTGCGAGAGAGGCGGCTCAGCGCCCAGAAAAATGACAACGAG ATGTTCAGCATGGTGTTTTCAGGACGTTACATTATTCTACTGATGGGACTATTCTCCATGTACACCGGGATCATCTATAATGACTGCTTCTCCAAATCGCTCAACGTGTTTGGCTCCGGCTGGAGCGTGCGGCACATGTTCAAGGACGGCAACTGGAC GATGGAGGATCTGAATGAGCACAGACTGTTGCAGATGGACCCCGCCGTGCCAGGAGTGTTTGGGGGACCCTACCCCATCGGCATCGACCCG ATCTGGAACATAGCCGCGAACAAGCTGACGTTCCTGAACTCCTATAAGATGAAGATGTCTATAATCTTAGGAGTTACTCACATGCTCTTCGGAGTCACTCTCAGCCTCTTTAACCACAT CTACTTTAAGAAACCTCTAAACATCTCGCTGGGCTTCATCCCTGAGATCATCTTCATGAGCAGCCTGTTCGGTTACCTGGTGCTGCTGGTGTTCTACAAGTGGACCGCCTACGACGCTAAAACCTCTAAGGAAGCTCCCAGCCTCCTCATCACCTTCATCAACATGTGCCTCTTCAATTATAACGACCCTACGATCAAACCGCTCTATAGAGGACAG aTGGTGATCCAGTGCCTGTTGGTGGTGATCGCTCTTTTGTGCGTGCCCTGTATGCTCATAGTGAAGACGCTGGTTCTGCGCAGACAGTACCTCTGGAGGAAGCACCTG GGCACGCAGAACTTCGGGGGAATCCGGGTGGGCAACGGCCCTACAGACGACGAGGCCGAGATCATCCAGCATGATCAGCTCTCACAGAACCTGGAGGAAGAGCCAGAG ttcaATTTTTCAGATGTAGCAGTGAATCAGGCCATTCACACCATAGAGTACTGCCTAGGCTGCATCTCTAACACAGCCTCCTACTTGCGCCTGTGGGCCCTGAGCCTAGCCCATGCAC AGCTGTCAGAGGTCTTGTGGTCCATGGTGATGCACATCGGATTCTCAGTTGGAAATTTCGCCGGCTTCTTTGTCCTGGTTTTTATATTTGCCGTCTTCGCCACACTGACGGTGTTCATCTTACTTATAATGGAAGGTCTGTCTGCTTTCCTGCACGCCCTCCGACTGCACTG GGTGGAGTTTCAAAATAAGTTCTACTCAGGTCAGGGCTTCAAGTTCATGCCCTTTACCTTCGACTGCATCCTGGAAGGAAAGTTTGATGAGTGA
- the atp6v0a1a gene encoding V-type proton ATPase 116 kDa subunit a isoform X2 gives MGELFRSEEMTLAQLFLQSESAYCCVSELGEIGMVQFRDLNPDVNVFQRKFVNEVRRCEEMDRKLRFVEKEIKKANIPIVDTGENPDVPFPRDMIDLEATFEKLEIELKEINTNQEALKKNFLELTELKHILRRTQQFFDELEDPALLEESSILLDPTEVVRAPLRLGTTLIPALSFVAGVIGRERIPTFERMLWRVCRGNVFLRQADIEDPLEDPTTGDQVHKSVFIIFFQGDQLKNRVKKICEGFRATLYPCPETPQERKEMAAGVNTRIEDLQMVLNQTEDHRQRVLQAAAKTLRVWFIKVRKMKAIYHTLNLCNIDVTQKCLIAEIWCPLSDLDSIQLALRRGTEKSGSTVPSILNRMQTKQTPPTYNKTNKFTSGFQNIVDAYGIGNYREMNPAPYTIITFPFLFAVMFGDLGHGILMTCAALYLVLRERRLSAQKNDNEMFSMVFSGRYIILLMGLFSMYTGIIYNDCFSKSLNVFGSGWSVRHMFKDGNWTMEDLNEHRLLQMDPAVPGVFGGPYPIGIDPIWNIAANKLTFLNSYKMKMSIILGVTHMLFGVTLSLFNHIYFKKPLNISLGFIPEIIFMSSLFGYLVLLVFYKWTAYDAKTSKEAPSLLITFINMCLFNYNDPTIKPLYRGQMVIQCLLVVIALLCVPCMLIVKTLVLRRQYLWRKHLGTQNFGGIRVGNGPTDDEAEIIQHDQLSQNLEEEPETEEEVFNFSDVAVNQAIHTIEYCLGCISNTASYLRLWALSLAHAQLSEVLWSMVMHIGFSVGNFAGFFVLVFIFAVFATLTVFILLIMEGLSAFLHALRLHWVEFQNKFYSGQGFKFMPFTFDCILEGKFDE, from the exons ATGGGGGAGCTGTTCCGCAGCGAGGAGATGACTCTGGCCCAGCTCTTCCTGCAGTCCGAGTCGGCCTACTGCTGCGTCAGCGAGCTGGGGGAGATCGGCATGGTGCAGTTCAGAGAC CTGAACCCTGACGTGAACGTCTTCCAGAGGAAGTTTGTGAATGAAGTGCGCCGTTGTGAAGAAATGGACCGCAAATTGC GGTTTGTTGAGAAGGAGATAAAGAAGGCAAATATACCCATTGTCGACACAGGAGAGAACCCTGATGTCCCTTTCCCACGAGATATGATTGACTTAGAG GCCACGTTTGAGAAGCTGGAGATCGAGTTGAAGGAGATCAACACTAACCAGGAAGCCCTGAAGAAGAACTTTCTGGAACTGACCGAGCTCAAACACATCCTCAGACGCACACAGCAGTTCTTTGATGAG CTGGAGGACCCTGCCCTGCTGGAGGAATCGTCCATTCTGCTGGACCCGACCGAGGTCGTCCGAGCTCCCCTCAGGCTTGG CACAACTCTAATCCCCGCTCTCAGCTTCGTGGCGGGCGTGATTGGTCGAGAGAGGATTCCCACCTTTGAGAGGATGCTGTGGAGAGTCTGTCGAGGCAACGTGTTCCTGCGCCAAGCAGACATCGAGGACCCCCTAGAGGACCCCACTACA GGTGACCAGGTGCACAAGTCGGTGTTTATTATCTTTTTCCAGGGAGATCAGCTGAAGAATAGGGTGAAGAAGATCTGTGAAGG ATTTCGGGCTACACTATACCCCTGTCCCGAGACTccacaagagagaaaagaaatggCAGCAGGAGTCAATACTCGTATAGAAGATCTCCAAATG GTGCTGAATCAGACAGAGGATCACAGACAGCGCGTCCTGCAAGCCGCTGCCAAGACGCTACGAGTGTGGTTCATCAAAGTGAGAAAGATGAAGGCTATCTACCACACCCTCAATCTCTGCAACATTGACGTGACCCAGAAGTGTCTGATCGCTGAAATCTGGTGTCCCTTGTCTGATTTGGACTCCATTCAGCTCGCTCTGAGGAGAGGCACG gaGAAAAGTGGTTCCACCGTTCCCTCCATCCTGAACAGGATGCAGACCAAACAGACCCCGCCCACCTATAACAAAACCAACAAGTTTACGTCAGGCTTCCAGAACATCGTGGACGCATATGGTATCGGCAACTACCGAGAAATGAACCCAG CACCCTACACTATCATCACCTTCCCCTTCCTGTTCGCCGTCATGTTCGGGGATCTGGGCCACGGCATACTCATGACCTGCGCCGCCCTTTATCTGGTCCTGCGAGAGAGGCGGCTCAGCGCCCAGAAAAATGACAACGAG ATGTTCAGCATGGTGTTTTCAGGACGTTACATTATTCTACTGATGGGACTATTCTCCATGTACACCGGGATCATCTATAATGACTGCTTCTCCAAATCGCTCAACGTGTTTGGCTCCGGCTGGAGCGTGCGGCACATGTTCAAGGACGGCAACTGGAC GATGGAGGATCTGAATGAGCACAGACTGTTGCAGATGGACCCCGCCGTGCCAGGAGTGTTTGGGGGACCCTACCCCATCGGCATCGACCCG ATCTGGAACATAGCCGCGAACAAGCTGACGTTCCTGAACTCCTATAAGATGAAGATGTCTATAATCTTAGGAGTTACTCACATGCTCTTCGGAGTCACTCTCAGCCTCTTTAACCACAT CTACTTTAAGAAACCTCTAAACATCTCGCTGGGCTTCATCCCTGAGATCATCTTCATGAGCAGCCTGTTCGGTTACCTGGTGCTGCTGGTGTTCTACAAGTGGACCGCCTACGACGCTAAAACCTCTAAGGAAGCTCCCAGCCTCCTCATCACCTTCATCAACATGTGCCTCTTCAATTATAACGACCCTACGATCAAACCGCTCTATAGAGGACAG aTGGTGATCCAGTGCCTGTTGGTGGTGATCGCTCTTTTGTGCGTGCCCTGTATGCTCATAGTGAAGACGCTGGTTCTGCGCAGACAGTACCTCTGGAGGAAGCACCTG GGCACGCAGAACTTCGGGGGAATCCGGGTGGGCAACGGCCCTACAGACGACGAGGCCGAGATCATCCAGCATGATCAGCTCTCACAGAACCTGGAGGAAGAGCCAGAG ACAGAAGAGGAAGTG ttcaATTTTTCAGATGTAGCAGTGAATCAGGCCATTCACACCATAGAGTACTGCCTAGGCTGCATCTCTAACACAGCCTCCTACTTGCGCCTGTGGGCCCTGAGCCTAGCCCATGCAC AGCTGTCAGAGGTCTTGTGGTCCATGGTGATGCACATCGGATTCTCAGTTGGAAATTTCGCCGGCTTCTTTGTCCTGGTTTTTATATTTGCCGTCTTCGCCACACTGACGGTGTTCATCTTACTTATAATGGAAGGTCTGTCTGCTTTCCTGCACGCCCTCCGACTGCACTG GGTGGAGTTTCAAAATAAGTTCTACTCAGGTCAGGGCTTCAAGTTCATGCCCTTTACCTTCGACTGCATCCTGGAAGGAAAGTTTGATGAGTGA